A window of the Apostichopus japonicus isolate 1M-3 chromosome 8, ASM3797524v1, whole genome shotgun sequence genome harbors these coding sequences:
- the LOC139970657 gene encoding C-1-tetrahydrofolate synthase, cytoplasmic-like isoform X2, producing MAQIIDGKNIAGIIRQELKAEVDKIKEEYPNFKPGLAIVQVGDAADSNKYISHKIKAASEIGMEAKHYKLPSSSTLAQVVNQIETLNKDHRVHGIIVQMPPDSDEPMDQDILLNKVDASKDVDGLTDHNAGKLSRGELNTCFIPCTPKGCLELVKRCGAEVSGKRAAVLGRSKIVGAPMSDLLRSQNATVTMCHSRTKDLPAVLQESDIIVVGIRQPLMVKKEWIKPGSVVIDCGINFIEDKTKKSGQRMVGDVDYVGCKETASWITPVPGGVGPMTVAMLMSNTIEGAKRNLHKMKKGGAWNMRYLPLQLETPVPSDIDISRAQEPKNVAELAEELQLLPDEIDFYGKKKAKVSLSILDRLSGAPDGKYVVVAGMTPTPLGEGKSTTTIGLTQALGAHLRKNVFACVRQPSQGPTFGIKGGAAGGGYSQVIPMEEFNLHLTGDIHAITASNNLLAAAIDARIFHETTQSDKALYSRLVPLQKGTRTFSPVQLGRLERLGINKTDPDSLTEEEISKFARLDIDPDTITWQRVIDTNDRYLRQITIGQSPTEKGITRTTQFDITVASEIMAILALTTDLKDMRERLGKIVVASNKNGEPVTSDDLGVGGALAVLMRDAIKPNLMQNLEGSPVFVHAGPFANIAHGNSSILADKIALKLVGENGFVVTEAGFGADIGMEKFFNIKCRYSGLKPNAVVLVATIRAIKMHGGGPKVVAGKPLPVEYSEENLELVEKGFCNLRKQIENASFFGVPAVVAVNQFATDSDKEVELIQKLSREAGAFDAVGCTLWAEGGLGAIKLAEAVQKACEQPSNFQFLYDVKSPIEDKIKTIAKKIYGAADIKLSEEAQKKVDLYRKQGFNDLPICMAKTHLSLSDDPTVKGAPTGFVLPIRDVRASVGAGFLYPLVGTMSTMPGLPTRPCFYDIDINPETEVITGLF from the exons ATGGCACAAATAATTGATGGCAAAAATATTGCAGG GATTATCAGACAAGAGCTGAAGGCTGAAGTTGATAAAATCAAGGAAGAGTACCCCAACTTTAAGCCTGGTCTAGCTATCGTACAG gttGGAGATGCAGCTGATTCCAACAAATACATCAGCCACAAGATCAAGGCTGCAAGTGAG ATTGGAATGGAAGCTAAGCACTACAAGCTTCCAAGCTCCAGTACTCTGGCACAG GTCGTAAATCAGATTGAAACCCTGAACAAGGATCACAGGGTCCACGGAATTATTGTCCAGATGCCCCCAGACTCTGACGAACCAATGGACCAAGATATTCTCCTGAACAAAGTTGACGCTAGCAAAGATGTTGATGG GCTCACTGACCACAATGCTGGCAAACTATCCAGAGGAGAGCTGAATACATGTTTCATTCCCTGTACTCCAAAAGGATGTCTAGAACTTGTCAAAAGGTGTG GTGCTGAAGTCAGTGGCAAAAGAGCAGCCGTTCTGGGAAGAAGTAAGATTGTCGGAGCACCAATGTCTGATCTCTTGAGATCCCAGAATGCAACAGTGACAATGTGTCATTCACGGACCAAAGACCTACCTGCAGTG CTGCAAGAATCTGACATCATCGTAGTTGGAATCCGTCAGCCTTTGATGGTCAAGAAGGAATGGATTAAGCCAGGATCGGTGGTCATTGACTGTGGTATTAACTTCATAGAAG acaaaacaaagaaatcagGACAGAGGATGGTCGGGGACGTGGATTATGTCGGGTGTAAGGAGACAGCTTCATGGATCACTCCCGTTCCTGGGGGTGTGGGACCCATGACGGTGGCCATGTTGATGAGTAATACCATCGAGGGGGCCAAGAGGAATCTACACAAAATGAAGAAG GGTGGAGCCTGGAACATGCGTTACCTTCCACTGCAACTAGAGACTCCTGTTCCAAGTGACATTGATATCTCAAGAGCTCAAGAACCAAAGAATGTTGCCGAACTGGCCGAAGAATTACAACTTCTTCCAGATGAAATTGACTTCTATGGCAAGAAGAAGGCCAAGGTTTCACTGAGCATTCTGGACAGACTTAGTGGGGCCCCAGATGGCAAATATGTAGTAGTTGCTGG GATGACACCAACACCTCTTGGTGAAGGAAAGAGCACCACCACAATTGGACTGACTCAAGCCTTGGGAGCCCACCTACGAAAGAATGTGTTTGCCTGTGTCCGCCAACCCTCCCAGGGTCCAACTTTTGGTATCAAGGGAGGTGCAGCAGGTGGAGGCTACTCTCAAGTCATTCCTATGGAAGAG TTCAACCTTCACCTTACCGGAGACATTCATGCCATCACTGCATCCAATAACCTGCTCGCTGCTGCCATTGATGCAAGAATTTTCCACGAGACTACTCAGTCTGATAAAGCCTTGTATTCCCGCCTGGTGCCTCTGCAGAAAGGAACACGAACATTCTCACCTGTCCAGCTTGGCAGACTTGAA CGTCTCGGAATCAACAAAACAGACCCTGACTCTCTCACCGAAGAAGAAATCAGCAAATTTGCCCGTCTTGACATTGACCCAGATACAATTACCTGGCAGAGAG TGATCGATACCAACGATCGATACCTGCGCCAAATTACCATCGGCCAATCACCGACGGAGAAGGGAATCACACGTACGACCCAGTTTGACATCACGGTAGCGAGTGAAATCATGGCCATCCTGGCTCTTACAACAGACTTGAAAGATATGAGGGAACGACTCGGGAAGATCGTGGTTGCAAGTAACAAGAATGGAGAACCAGTCACATCAGATGACCTGGGTGTTGGGGGCGCTCTTGCAGTACTCATGAGGGATGCTATCAAACCAAACCTAATGCAGAACTTGGAG GGTTCTCCTGTCTTTGTTCATGCTGGTCCATTTGCAAACATCGCTCACGGAAACTCATCAATCCTGGCAGATAAGATTGCTCTTAAACTTGTCGGTGAAAATGGGTTTGTTG TCACAGAGGCAGGCTTTGGTGCCGATATTGGGATGGAGAAGTTCTTTAACATCAAGTGTCGTTACTCGGGACTTAAACcaaatgctgttgtacttgtggCTACCATTAGAGCCATTAAAATGCATGGAGGTGGACCAAAG gTAGTGGCAGGAAAACCTCTACCAGTAGAGTATTCTGAAGAAAACCTGGAACTCGTTGAGAAAGGTTTCTGCAACCTCcgaaaacaaattgaaaatgcTAGTTTCTTTGGTGTCCCAGCAGTGGTAGCTGTCAATCAGTTTGC AACTGACTCTGACAAAGAAGTTGAGCTTATTCAGAAGCTGTCGAGAGAAGCTGGTGCGTTCGACGCTGTGGGGTGCACCCTCTGGGCGGAAGGAGGACTCGGCGCCATAAAGTTAGCTGAGGCTGTGCAGAAGGCATGTGAACAACCAAGCAACTTTCAGTTCTTGTATGATGTCAAG TCACCAATCGAAGACAAAATCAAAACTATTGCCAAAAAGATCTACGGAGCAGCCGATATCAAACTATCTGAGGAGGCACAGAAGAAGGTTGATTTATACCGAAAGCAAGGATTCAACGATCTCCCCATCTGTATGGCTAAGACCCACCTGTCTCTGTCTGATGATCCTACAGTCAAGGGCGCCCCCACTGGATTTGTCTTGCCAATTCGAGACGTTCGTGCCAGCGTTGGGGCTGGTTTCCTCTACCCGTTAGTCGGAACA
- the LOC139970657 gene encoding C-1-tetrahydrofolate synthase, cytoplasmic-like isoform X1, with protein sequence MAQIIDGKNIAGIIRQELKAEVDKIKEEYPNFKPGLAIVQVGDAADSNKYISHKIKAASEIGMEAKHYKLPSSSTLAQVVNQIETLNKDHRVHGIIVQMPPDSDEPMDQDILLNKVDASKDVDGLTDHNAGKLSRGELNTCFIPCTPKGCLELVKRCGAEVSGKRAAVLGRSKIVGAPMSDLLRSQNATVTMCHSRTKDLPAVLQESDIIVVGIRQPLMVKKEWIKPGSVVIDCGINFIEDKTKKSGQRMVGDVDYVGCKETASWITPVPGGVGPMTVAMLMSNTIEGAKRNLHKMKKGGAWNMRYLPLQLETPVPSDIDISRAQEPKNVAELAEELQLLPDEIDFYGKKKAKVSLSILDRLSGAPDGKYVVVAGMTPTPLGEGKSTTTIGLTQALGAHLRKNVFACVRQPSQGPTFGIKGGAAGGGYSQVIPMEEFNLHLTGDIHAITASNNLLAAAIDARIFHETTQSDKALYSRLVPLQKGTRTFSPVQLGRLERLGINKTDPDSLTEEEISKFARLDIDPDTITWQRVIDTNDRYLRQITIGQSPTEKGITRTTQFDITVASEIMAILALTTDLKDMRERLGKIVVASNKNGEPVTSDDLGVGGALAVLMRDAIKPNLMQNLEGSPVFVHAGPFANIAHGNSSILADKIALKLVGENGFVVTEAGFGADIGMEKFFNIKCRYSGLKPNAVVLVATIRAIKMHGGGPKVVAGKPLPVEYSEENLELVEKGFCNLRKQIENASFFGVPAVVAVNQFATDSDKEVELIQKLSREAGAFDAVGCTLWAEGGLGAIKLAEAVQKACEQPSNFQFLYDVKSPIEDKIKTIAKKIYGAADIKLSEEAQKKVDLYRKQGFNDLPICMAKTHLSLSDDPTVKGAPTGFVLPIRDVRASVGAGFLYPLVGTMMTRALPARIRSARLLLGLPMARRLELFSKRRVLTWHKRFFWR encoded by the exons ATGGCACAAATAATTGATGGCAAAAATATTGCAGG GATTATCAGACAAGAGCTGAAGGCTGAAGTTGATAAAATCAAGGAAGAGTACCCCAACTTTAAGCCTGGTCTAGCTATCGTACAG gttGGAGATGCAGCTGATTCCAACAAATACATCAGCCACAAGATCAAGGCTGCAAGTGAG ATTGGAATGGAAGCTAAGCACTACAAGCTTCCAAGCTCCAGTACTCTGGCACAG GTCGTAAATCAGATTGAAACCCTGAACAAGGATCACAGGGTCCACGGAATTATTGTCCAGATGCCCCCAGACTCTGACGAACCAATGGACCAAGATATTCTCCTGAACAAAGTTGACGCTAGCAAAGATGTTGATGG GCTCACTGACCACAATGCTGGCAAACTATCCAGAGGAGAGCTGAATACATGTTTCATTCCCTGTACTCCAAAAGGATGTCTAGAACTTGTCAAAAGGTGTG GTGCTGAAGTCAGTGGCAAAAGAGCAGCCGTTCTGGGAAGAAGTAAGATTGTCGGAGCACCAATGTCTGATCTCTTGAGATCCCAGAATGCAACAGTGACAATGTGTCATTCACGGACCAAAGACCTACCTGCAGTG CTGCAAGAATCTGACATCATCGTAGTTGGAATCCGTCAGCCTTTGATGGTCAAGAAGGAATGGATTAAGCCAGGATCGGTGGTCATTGACTGTGGTATTAACTTCATAGAAG acaaaacaaagaaatcagGACAGAGGATGGTCGGGGACGTGGATTATGTCGGGTGTAAGGAGACAGCTTCATGGATCACTCCCGTTCCTGGGGGTGTGGGACCCATGACGGTGGCCATGTTGATGAGTAATACCATCGAGGGGGCCAAGAGGAATCTACACAAAATGAAGAAG GGTGGAGCCTGGAACATGCGTTACCTTCCACTGCAACTAGAGACTCCTGTTCCAAGTGACATTGATATCTCAAGAGCTCAAGAACCAAAGAATGTTGCCGAACTGGCCGAAGAATTACAACTTCTTCCAGATGAAATTGACTTCTATGGCAAGAAGAAGGCCAAGGTTTCACTGAGCATTCTGGACAGACTTAGTGGGGCCCCAGATGGCAAATATGTAGTAGTTGCTGG GATGACACCAACACCTCTTGGTGAAGGAAAGAGCACCACCACAATTGGACTGACTCAAGCCTTGGGAGCCCACCTACGAAAGAATGTGTTTGCCTGTGTCCGCCAACCCTCCCAGGGTCCAACTTTTGGTATCAAGGGAGGTGCAGCAGGTGGAGGCTACTCTCAAGTCATTCCTATGGAAGAG TTCAACCTTCACCTTACCGGAGACATTCATGCCATCACTGCATCCAATAACCTGCTCGCTGCTGCCATTGATGCAAGAATTTTCCACGAGACTACTCAGTCTGATAAAGCCTTGTATTCCCGCCTGGTGCCTCTGCAGAAAGGAACACGAACATTCTCACCTGTCCAGCTTGGCAGACTTGAA CGTCTCGGAATCAACAAAACAGACCCTGACTCTCTCACCGAAGAAGAAATCAGCAAATTTGCCCGTCTTGACATTGACCCAGATACAATTACCTGGCAGAGAG TGATCGATACCAACGATCGATACCTGCGCCAAATTACCATCGGCCAATCACCGACGGAGAAGGGAATCACACGTACGACCCAGTTTGACATCACGGTAGCGAGTGAAATCATGGCCATCCTGGCTCTTACAACAGACTTGAAAGATATGAGGGAACGACTCGGGAAGATCGTGGTTGCAAGTAACAAGAATGGAGAACCAGTCACATCAGATGACCTGGGTGTTGGGGGCGCTCTTGCAGTACTCATGAGGGATGCTATCAAACCAAACCTAATGCAGAACTTGGAG GGTTCTCCTGTCTTTGTTCATGCTGGTCCATTTGCAAACATCGCTCACGGAAACTCATCAATCCTGGCAGATAAGATTGCTCTTAAACTTGTCGGTGAAAATGGGTTTGTTG TCACAGAGGCAGGCTTTGGTGCCGATATTGGGATGGAGAAGTTCTTTAACATCAAGTGTCGTTACTCGGGACTTAAACcaaatgctgttgtacttgtggCTACCATTAGAGCCATTAAAATGCATGGAGGTGGACCAAAG gTAGTGGCAGGAAAACCTCTACCAGTAGAGTATTCTGAAGAAAACCTGGAACTCGTTGAGAAAGGTTTCTGCAACCTCcgaaaacaaattgaaaatgcTAGTTTCTTTGGTGTCCCAGCAGTGGTAGCTGTCAATCAGTTTGC AACTGACTCTGACAAAGAAGTTGAGCTTATTCAGAAGCTGTCGAGAGAAGCTGGTGCGTTCGACGCTGTGGGGTGCACCCTCTGGGCGGAAGGAGGACTCGGCGCCATAAAGTTAGCTGAGGCTGTGCAGAAGGCATGTGAACAACCAAGCAACTTTCAGTTCTTGTATGATGTCAAG TCACCAATCGAAGACAAAATCAAAACTATTGCCAAAAAGATCTACGGAGCAGCCGATATCAAACTATCTGAGGAGGCACAGAAGAAGGTTGATTTATACCGAAAGCAAGGATTCAACGATCTCCCCATCTGTATGGCTAAGACCCACCTGTCTCTGTCTGATGATCCTACAGTCAAGGGCGCCCCCACTGGATTTGTCTTGCCAATTCGAGACGTTCGTGCCAGCGTTGGGGCTGGTTTCCTCTACCCGTTAGTCGGAACA
- the LOC139972180 gene encoding uncharacterized protein, whose protein sequence is MYGNMSNLSQSSQDDDDDRNRNFPVYPGSNPPSIQRQLTPASNYPASNQMMHPSQAYGGTPSVYSPFPSTPRTPATPGTNEAAGIIPQLQNIVSTVSMGCKLDLKKIALHARNAEYNPKRFAAVIMRIREPRTTALIFSSGKMVCTGAKSEDESRLAARKYARVIQKLGFPAKFLDFKIQNMVGSCDVKFPIRLEGLVLAHSQFSSYEPELFPGLIYRMMKPKIVLLIFVSGKVVLTGAKVRKEIYDAFQNIYPILKSFKKT, encoded by the exons ATGTATGGCAACATGTCAAATCTCAGTCAGTCCTCTCAG gatgacgatgatgacaGAAACAGGAATTTTCCAGTCTACCCTGGCAGCAACCCTCCCTCTATACAGCGCCAGTTGACGCCTGCCTCCAATTACCCTGCTAGTAACCAAATGATGCACCCTTCTCAGGCCTATGGTGGTACTCCCTCAGTTTACTCCCCATTTCCTTCCACCCCAAGAACACCAGCAACCCCTGGAACCAATGAGGCTGCTGGTATCATTCCACAGTTACA GAATATAGTATCCACAGTAAGCATGGGCTGCAAACTGGACCTCAAGAAGATTGCCTTACATGCTCGAAATGCAGAGTACAACCCAAAG AGATTTGCAGCTGTGATTATGAGAATTAGAGAACCAAGAACAACTGCCTTGATTTTCAGCTCAGGGAAGATGGTCTGTACTGGAGCTAAGAGTGAAGATGAATCCAGATTAGCAGCTAGGAAATATGCTAGAGTAATCCAGAAGTTAGGTTTCCCT GCCAAATTTTTAGACTTTAAGATCCAGAATATGGTCGGAAGTTGTGACGTTAAATTTCCCATCAGATTAGAAGGACTAGTCTTAGCTCATTCTCAGTTTTCAAG tTATGAACCAGAACTGTTTCCTGGGCTTATATATCGTATGATGAAACCTAAGATAGTACTTCTTATATTTGTGTCTGGAAAGGTAGTCCTCACAG GTGCTAAAGTAAGGAAAGAAATTTATGATGCATTTCAGAATATCTACCCCATCCTGAAGTCCTTTAAGAAGACATAG